A single region of the Maylandia zebra isolate NMK-2024a linkage group LG17, Mzebra_GT3a, whole genome shotgun sequence genome encodes:
- the axdnd1 gene encoding axonemal dynein light chain domain-containing protein 1, with translation MSASTRASSAPSLSRPERTPDTAVAELNFQVPVESTKTQPAVRGQIVPHELLLSLTSTVCKRRTPGQSAHDRHCESYGIRRPDAVWHHPLGRKKYKHFLEQPTSLTGAGRDISFLCDAMVTRKKTTLLPPVSEKQVVGGAQNSCVSDSFIPEEFHIVKNKGLRSLEFYEDAFTVQLRDEEQRLRVLPSLRPSGRLEAVQLMGMMDDMLEKAGVDEQSEELAELSQLEGLLELVKVEQNIYNIVFHELIRQVSVGCAERGQLLAKLRQRYQSLLDRIPRRLKALHTEVVAQRALDRRLTEEIHHIKLSIHQLSVELSKIRDHDAFVSHQAEHAHWQLAEALKQTRTDSNVVQAYHQLYELQRARLEAQLIHMTEDRDCWSQFTLCLALKVISVKQLHLVSQLHISEQSWFKTAEHCILFLTSKDTECINIIMESTDYWRKQLAAFMSQLKQTEHAHCAQISAIQQGINKWLSFCSSNNKLPEPKYDKTSVEEIHADLQQWSNMLALLCEHYQGEKQLNCQQTLSELSNIQETWLNMSLQLFRRHPSADGGPPEGRHAQRELDKELCELLRELDVQVDGENGLHGNVMSLHGLMESRGSKLAAVIEDPEKMAVSDWLELERALHNWKSLADEAFRHFSNKTDNNKPDTCAEAEKLFDKIQAFVTNLSDFTEGENFRLHEEIRSAHVAQTRWMLELLLLVVPNHSEEENQEEEPHRYIPEISQETLDEDAQMLAEKLDRLSSYITSSCSLVLEEHLNTLSAQAQNEMNEFKKLQRECGDWVETCRILLTGVKGAPVELPVTPPAPVSSSGVLDCPADGAEAVGEQTVCESAVLNLINYDGNVAQRKLGACSVQLDRTGELVVSPVTDDNQNAFKDLTTVGLLQQELHDSEVRVQIAEKRALKAEEALQEALKKIKDLERQLQGRPSVEPHSTEEKNKTPPPSPQPETTPTPPKKTATAVKPTSSSRRTKKC, from the exons TGGCAGAGCTGAATTTTCAGGTCCCGGTGGAGAGCACCAAGACGCAGCCCGCTGTCAGAGGGCAGATCGTCCCACACGAACTTCTGCTCAGTCTAACCTCCACTGTGTGCAAGAGGAGAACACCGGGGCAATCTGCACACGACCGACACTGCGAG AGCTATGGAATCAGACGCCCTGATGCAGTCTGGCATCATCCACTCGGACGCAAGAAATACAAACACTTTCTGGAGCAGCCAACATCCCTGACAGGAGCTGGCAG GGATATTTCTTTCCTGTGTGACGCCATGGTAACCAGAAAGAAGACAACACTCCTCCCACCAGTTAGTGAAAAGCAGGTCGTTGGTGGCGCGCAG AACTCGTGCGTCTCCGACAGTTTTATCCCGGAAGAATTTCACATAGTGAAAAATAAAGGACTACGGAGCCTCGAGTTCTACGAGGA TGCATTCACAGTGCAGCTGAGGGATGAAGAGCAGAGGCTGCGGGTCCTCCCTTCACT GAGGCCCAGTGGGAGGCTGGAAGCGGTCCAGCTGATGGGGATGATGGATGACATGCTGGAGAAGGCTGGAGTGGATGAGCAGAGCGAGGAGCTGGCTGAGCTTTCACAA CTGGAGGGTCTGCTTGAGCTCGTGAAGGTTGAGCAAAATATCTACAACATTGTCTTCCATGAACTGATCAGGCAGGTGAGCGTGGGCTGTGCCGAGAGAGGACAGCTGCTTGCCAAACTCAG ACAGCGCTACCAGTCGCTGCTGGATCGAATCCCGCGGCGCCTGAAGGCTTTGCACACCGAGGTGGTGGCCCAGCGGGCTCTGGATCGTCGGCTCACAGAGGAGATCCACCACATCAAGTTATCCATTCATCAGCTTAGCGT GGAACTTTCTAAAATCCGGGACCACGATGCTTTTGTTTCCCACCAGGCGGAGCACGCTCACTGGCAGCTAGCCGAGGCACTCAAACAGACTCGCACCGACTCAAA TGTGGTCCAGGCTTACCATCAGCTGTATGAGCTTCAGAGAGCTCGCCTGGAAGCTCAGCTGATCCACATGACCGAAGACAGAGACTGCTGGAGCCAGTTTACCCTCTGCCTCGCCCTGAAG gtGATCAGTGTGAAGCAGCTGCATCTGGTCAGTCAGCTGCATATCAGTGAGCAAAGCTGGTTCAAGACCGCAGAGCACTGCATCCTGTTTCTCACATCTAAG GACACAGAGTGCATTAACATTATCATGGAGAGCACAGACTACTGGAGGAAGCAGCTGGCTGCTTTCATGTCCCAGCTGAAGCAGACTGAACATGCCCACTGTGCACAGATCAGTGCCATCCAGCAAGGCATCAACAAGTGGCTTTCCTTCTGCTCCTCAAATAATAA GCTTCCTGAACCCAAATATGATAAAACATCAGTGGAAGAGATTCATGCCGATTTGCAGCAGTGGTCAAAT ATGTTAGCACTGCTGTGTGAACACTACCAAGGCGAGAAACAGCTGAACTGCCAGCAGACACTTAGTGAACTCAGTAATATCCAGGAAACATGGCTGAATATGAGCCTGCAGCTCTTTAGAAGACACCCTTCAGCTGACGGGGGACCTCCTGAAGGCCGGCACGCCCAGAGAGAACTGGACAAAGAGCTGTGTGAGCTCCTCAGAGAGCTGGACGTTCAAGTGGATGGAGAAAATG GGCTCCATGGAAATGTGATGTCACTGCACGGTCTGATGGAGTCCCGGGGATCCAAACTTGCCGCGGTGATTGAAGATCCCGAAAAGATGGCCGTCTCTGATTGGTTAGAGCTGGAGAGAGCGCTGCACAACTGGAAGAGTTTGGCTGACGAAGCTTTTCGGCACTTCTCCAACAAAACGGACAACAATAAACCGGATACTTG CGCAGAGGCAGAAAAGCTGTTTGACAAAATCCAGGCGTTTGTAACCAACCTGTCTGACTTCACTGAGGGGGAGAACTTTAGGCTCCATGAAGAA ATCAGATCTGCTCACGTGGCTCAGACTCGGTGGATGTTAGAGCTCTTACTCCTTGTGGTTCCCAACCACAGCGAGGAGgaaaaccaagaagaagaacCCCACCGGTACATTCCAGAAATTTCACAGGAAACTCTGGATGAGGATGCCCAGATGCTGGCTGAGAAGCTGGATCGCTTGTCCAGCTACATCACGAG ttCGTGCAGCCTGGTCCTGGAGGAGCACCTGAACACGCTGTCAGCTCAGGCTCAGAATGAGATGAACGAGTTCAAAAAGCTGCAG AGGGAGTGTGGTGATTGGGTGGAGACCTGCAGGATACTGCTCACAGGTGTTAAAGGCGCTCCCGTGGAGCTGCCCGTCACGCCGCCTGCACCTGTTTCCAGCAGTGGCGTCTTGGACTGTCCAGCAGACGGTGCGGAGGCTGTG GGGGAGCAAACTGTTTGTGAGAGCGCTGTGCTGAATCTGATCAATTATGATGGAAACGTTGCACAGAGGAAGCTTGGAGCGTGCAGTGTCCAGCTAGACAGG ACGGGCGAGCTGGTCGTGTCTCCGGTGACAGACGATAACCAGAACGCTTTCAAGGATCTGACCACAGTAGGATTactgcagcaagaactgca TGATTCTGAGGTGCGAGTGCAGATTGCGGAGAAGCGAGCCCTCAAAGCCGAGGAGgctctgcaggaagcactgaagAAGATTAAAGACCTGGAGAGACAACTGCAGGGTCGCCCCAGTGTGGAGCCCCACAGTACTGAAG aaaaaaacaaaacaccgcCGCCTTCACCGCAGCCAGAAACAACACCAACTCCTCCGAAGAAAACGGCAACCGCAGTCAAACCAAcgagcagcagcagaaggacCAAGAAATGCTGA